A window from Scheffersomyces stipitis CBS 6054 chromosome 7, complete sequence encodes these proteins:
- a CDS encoding predicted protein → MSLTKLRVAYIPEHFSTPLMFAEKHGFYEKRGLEIEFVEVIEGSGRLIKLLNSNEVDIAIGLTEAFVADIAKGNDAYKLIDTYVKSPLLWAISTGSKRDELTVAQQLDGKAIGVSRIGSGSYVMSFVLAHSLKFAHEFSSFPILSNFQNLRDSVNLKFGNESELKNSDAFMWEYFTSKKYYDNGEIKQIGEIYTPWPSWVINATKNVYTSNKKAVSDFLAAVNEGIAYFNSHVDEAIDHIGTNLDYSKEDAQEWSKTVQFNDKLGEAGLDWESVVSKTSAILKLAGVLSDSDEVIAQRLEGGVVRQL, encoded by the coding sequence ATGTCCCTTACCAAGTTACGTGTAGCCTATATCCCCGAGCACTTCTCGACCCCATTGATGTTTGCCGAAAAGCACGGCTTCTACGAAAAGAGGGGACTTGAGATTGAGTTCGTAGAAGTCATTGAAGGTTCGGGCCGTCTTATCAAGTTACTCAATTCCAATGAGGTCGACATTGCCATTGGATTGACCGAAGCTTTTGTTGCTGATATTGCCAAAGGTAACGATGCCTACAAGCTTATCGATACCTATGTTAAATCTCCATTATTATGGGCAATCAGTACTGGATCGAAACGAGATGAATTGACCGTAGCTCAGCAATTGGATGGAAAAGCCATTGGTGTCTCCAGAATCGGATCTGGTTCTTATGTGATGAGTTTTGTGTTGGCACACAGTTTGAAATTTGCCCACGAATTCAGTTCTTTCCCGATATTGTCcaacttccagaacttgCGCGATTCtgtcaacttgaagttcgGCAATGAGTccgagttgaagaactccGACGCTTTCATGTGGGAATACTTCACCTCCAAGAAGTACTATGACAACGGTGAAATTAAGCAGATCGGCGAGATTTACACTCCTTGGCCATCTTGGGTGATCAATGCTACTAAAAATGTCTACACTTCAAACAAGAAGGCTGTTTCTGACTTCCTAGCTGCTGTCAACGAAGGCATTGCTTATTTCAACAGCCACGTCGACGAGGCTATCGACCATATCGGCACTAACTTGGACTACTCTAAGGAAGATGCCCAGGAATGGTCCAAGACCGTCCAGTTTAACGACAAGTTGGGTGAAGCCGGACTTGACTGGGAATCAGTTGTCAGCAAGACTAGTGCTATCTTGAAACTTGCTGGTGTCTTGTCAGACTCCGACGAGGTAATTGCTCAGCGTTTGGAAGGAGGAGTAGTCAGACAATTGTAA
- the VPS21 gene encoding Rab5-like GTPase (involved in vacuolar protein sorting and endocytosis post vesicle internalization~go_function GTP binding~go_process small GTPase mediated signal transduction~go_function GTP binding~go_process small GTPase mediated signal transduction): MSFPNPATSVKLVLLGEAAVGKSSLVLRFVSNDFQENKEPTIGAAFLTQKCTIGERTIKYEIWDTAGQERFASLAPMYYRNAQAAIVVYDITKPASFIKARHWVKELHEQASKDITIALVGNKYDLVEDDTEEESLRKVSVEEGKGLAEEEGLLFFETSAKTSYNVNDVFIGIGSKIPEAASAGPNQIHQTNNDGRIDLTSDPNNRPRAAGDCAC; encoded by the coding sequence ATGAGTTTTCCAAATCCCGCCACCTCCGTCAAGCTTGTCTTGCTTGGAGAAGCTGCTGTGGGAAAGTCATCTTTAGTTTTGCGCTTTGTTAGCAatgatttccaagaaaatAAAGAACCTACAATCGGTGCAGCATTTTTGACACAGAAGTGTACCATTGGCGAAAGAACAATCAAGTACGAGATCTGGGACACTGCCGGTCAAGAGCGGTTTGCCTCCTTGGCTCCAATGTATTACCGTAATGCCCAGGCCGCCATTGTAGTTTATGATATCACCAAGCCTGCTTCTTTCATTAAAGCTAGACACTGGGTGAAGGAGTTACACGAACAGGCTTCCAAAGATATCACCATAGCATTGGTCGGCAACAAGTATGATTTGGTAGAGGACGATACCGAAGAAGAGAGCTTGAGAAAGGTGTCTGTGGAAGAGGGTAAAGGTTTGGCCGAAGAGGAGGGACTCTTGTTTTTTGAAACCAGTGCTAAAACGTCGTATAACGTAAACGATGTTTTCATCGGAATAGGCTCCAAGATTCCCGAGGCAGCTTCGGCTGGCCCAAACCAGATCCACCAGACCAACAACGATGGCAGAATCGACTTGACTTCTGACCCCAACAATAGACCTAGAGCTGCTGGCGACTGTGCATGTTAG
- a CDS encoding predicted protein (go_function protein tyrosine phosphatase activity~go_process protein amino acid dephosphorylation), with protein sequence MAVVPPFMKVPLQQQKENFHQLNDLEAARIRSGLRLPEESDWSVADGINKANAKRNRYTNVFPYDISRVKLPLNEDATGTDYINASYVKLYKSTYIAAQGPLEATVNQFWSMAYNESEKQNNEVILIVMVTPLTESGMVKCNRYWPDKDQKVLEMAAENKQDGIDISGLTLEHVSETYDEIGDFLLTEMNLKSSSKSKKVYHFYYYKWADSRVPASIYPLLYLSEEINSIRKLVENPPIPIVHCSAGVGRTGTFIAIDHLFRDFDKFIAVCDKAKSSKGYDIDFDPVFQTVLQLRDSRMMMVQTAYQFSFLYESAKKLYKERFK encoded by the exons ATGGCGGTGGTGCCGCCATTCATGAAGGTACCActacagcagcagaagGAGAACTTTCACCAGctcaacgacttggaagcGGCTCGGATACGGCTGGGGCTCCGCTTACCAGAAGAATCGGATTGGCTGGTAGCCGATGGTATTAACAAAGCAAACGCTAAACGCAACCGCTACACCAACGTCTTTCCATATGACATTTCGCGAGTCAAATTGCCATTAAATGAAGATGCTACGGGTACAGACTACATCAATGCTTCCTACGTTAAGCTCTACA AAAGCACGTATATAGCTGCACAGGGCCCACTAGAAGCCACCGTCAATCAGTTTTGGAGCATGGCCTACAATGAATCAGAAAAACAGAACAACGAAGTAATCCTAATCGTCATGGTGACCCCACTAACCGAAAGCGGCATGGTGAAATGCAACCGATACTGGCCGGATAAGGACCAGAAAGTGTTGGAAATGGCAGCAGAAAACAAACAGGATGGCATAGACATCTCAGGTTTGACTCTAGAGCATGTCAGCGAGACGTATGACGAGATTGGCGATTTTTTGTTGACGGAAATGAACCTCAAGTCTAGCTCTAAGTCGAAAAAAGTGTACCACTTCTACTACTACAAGTGGGCAGACTCACGGGTACCCGCTTCCATCTACCCGTTGCTATACTTGTCAGAAGAGATAAATAGCATCCGTAAGCTCGTAGAGAATCCACCTATACCTATAGTACATTGTTCTGCTGGAGTTGGAAGAACGGGAACATTCATAGCTATAGACCATCTCTTCAGGGATTTTGACAAGTTCATCGCGGTTTGCGACAAAGCCAAGTCGTCGAAGGGCTACGATATAGACTTCGACCCCGTGTTCCAGACGGTGTTGCAGCTCAGGGACAGCCGGATGATGATGGTCCAGACTGCGTACCAGTTCAGTTTCCTCTATGAATCCGCCAAAAAGCTCTACAAGGAGCGATTCAAGTGA
- a CDS encoding predicted protein (go_function nucleic acid binding), protein MGMDSIYMTSEESMDVTVPISFEFPLQSRYIYRVSVADCGETAQEPGNEDRNLDNVPRMVISEKLLQNCLVEVVQYFALEELAIVDGETVHLDNKMLLVCEKCVVSQSWVIDMIGDPSIIEHVTMMVFTASLSQDRLIEVEADFWCRYSLARYCRKSHTEYFGCKMRHTFEEIYDDTGFIVELLKHKRSCKEIVVKCEDFNTLMVPEPSSSLEMNTEQGIPELVELQNNVEENKENLNAEIKENYENKVNSPLQHSQYRSSMITATVHLKQREVSSLIGVNGTRLNTIREQTGCKIKVQPVGNGGNRGIARKDTPQQITVSGHNANVQEAIDEIRSFIVRYRSGDFSFM, encoded by the coding sequence ATGGGCATGGACTCGATTTACATGACAAGTGAAGAATCTATGGATGTCACAGTTCCTATTTCCTTTGAATTCCCGCTACAAAGCAGATACATCTATAGAGTACTGGTAGCAGACTGTGGTGAAACGGCCCAAGAGCCAGGTAATGAAGACAGGAACTTGGATAATGTGCCTAGAATGGTCATAAGTGAGAAGTTATTGCAGAACTGTTTGGTAGAAGTAGTCCAATAttttgctttggaagagttggcAATAGTTGACGGAGAAACAGTTCACCTTGACAATAAGATGTTACTTGTTTGCGAGAAATGTGTGGTGTCACAACTGTGGGTGATAGATATGATTGGTGACCCGCTGATAATTGAACATGTTACCATGATGGTATTTACAGCTTCTTTGTCACAAGACAGGTTAATTGAAGTAGAGGCTGATTTCTGGTGTAGGTATTCTTTGGCACGGTATTGTCGCAAGTCGCATACAGAGTattttgggtgcaaaatgaGACATACCTTTGAAGAGATCTACGACGATACCGGCtttattgttgaattgtTAAAGCACAAAAGAAGCTGCAAAGAGATTGTGGTAAAGTGTGAAGATTTTAATACACTAATGGTACCAGAACCATCTTCCTCTCTAGAAATGAACACAGAACAAGGTATACCAGAACTAGTTGAATTACAAAATAATGTTGAGgagaacaaagaaaacCTCAACGCCGAAATCAAGGAAAACTACGAGAATAAAGTAAACAGCCCACTACAGCATTCTCAATATAGATCTTCTATGATTACAGCTACAGTACACCTCAAGCAACGAGAAGTTAGTTCCCTAATAGGCGTCAATGGCACACGACTCAATACGATCAGGGAGCAAactgggtgcaaaatcaaAGTACAGCCCGTGGGAAACGGTGGAAACCGAGGCATTGCCAGAAAAGATACTCCGCAACAAATTACTGTCAGCGGTCACAATGCCAACGTTCAGGAAGCTATAGACGAGATCAGGCTGTTTATAGTTCGCTACCGCAGCGGGGACTTCAGCTTCATGTAG
- the HSP70.1 gene encoding heat shock protein of the HSP70 family (SSB1) (HSP75) (heat shock protein of the HSP70 family most prevalant transcript on glucose under aerobic conditions), whose translation MADGVFQGAIGIDLGTTYSCVATFDSAVEIIANEQGNRVTPSFVAFTNEERLIGDAAKNQAALNPKNTVFDAKRLIGRAFDDESVQKDIKSWPFKVIDSNGNPQIEVEYLEETKTFSPQEISSMVLTKMKEIAEAKIGKKVEKAVVTVPAYFNDAQRQATKDAGAIAGLNVLRIINEPTAAAIAYGLGAGKSEKERHVLIFDLGGGTFDVSLLNITGGVFTVKATAGDTHLGGQDFDTNLLEHFKKEFQKKTGLDISGDARALRRLRTACERAKRSLSSGTQTTVEIDSLFDGEDFSANITRARFEDINSALFKSTLDPVEQVLKDAKISKANVDEVVLVGGSTRIPKVQKLLSDFFDGKQLEKSINPDEAVAYGAAVQGAILTGQSTSEDTKDLLLLDVIPLSLGVAMQGNVFAPVVPRNTTVPTIKRRTFTTVADHQTTVQFPVYQGERVNCSENTLLGEFDLKNIPPMQAGEPVLEAIFEVDANGILKVTAVEKSTGRSANITISNSIGRLSSEEIEKMISDAEKFKSSDDAFAKRHEQKQKLEAYVASVESTVTDPVLSAKLKKSAKDRIETALSDALQTLEIEDSSADDYRKAELALKRAVTKGMSTR comes from the coding sequence ATGGCTGACGGTGTTTTCCAAGGTGCTATTGGTATCGATTTAGGTACCACCTACTCGTGTGTTGCTACATTCGACTCTGCTGTTGAGATCATTGCTAACGAGCAGGGTAACAGAGTGACTCCATCCTTCGTCGCTTTCACTAACGAGGAAAGATTGATTGGTGATGCCGCTAAGAACCAGGCTGCCTTGAACCCAAAGAACACTGTTTTCGATGCCAAGCGTTTGATCGGACGTGCCTTCGACGACGAATCCGTCCAAAAGGACATCAAGTCGTGGCCATTCAAGGTTATCGACTCCAACGGTAACCCAcagattgaagttgaatacttggaagaaacCAAGACTTTCTCTCCTCAAGAAATCTCATCTATGGTTTTGACCAAGATGAAGGAAATTGCCGAAGCTAAGATCGGTAAGAAGGTTGAAAAGGCTGTTGTCACTGTTCCAGCTTACTTCAACGATGCCCAAAGACAAGCCACCAAGGACGCTGGTGCCATTGCCGGTTTGAACGTTTTGAGAATCATCAACGAAcctactgctgctgccattGCCTACGGTTTAGGTGCCGGTAAGTCTGAGAAGGAAAGACATGTCCTCATTTTCGACTTGGGTGGTGGTACTTTCGATGTctccttgttgaacatcaCCGGTGGTGTTTTCACCGTCAAGGCCACTGCTGGTGACACTCACTTGGGTGGTCAGGATTTCGacaccaacttgttggaacacttcaagaaggaattcCAAAAGAAGACCGGTTTGGACATCTCTGGTGACGCCAGAGCCTTGAGAAGATTGAGAACTGCCTGTGAACGTGCTAAGAGATCCCTTTCTTCTGGTACCCAGACCACTGTCGAAATCGACTCCTTATTTGACGGTGAAGACTTCTCCGCCAACATcaccagagccagattcGAAGACATTAACTCTGCTCTCTTCAAGTCTACCTTGGACCCAGTCGAACAAGTCTTGAAGGATGCTAAGATCTCTAAGGCCAACGTCGACGAAGTCGTCTTGGTTGGTGGTTCCACCAGAATTCCAAAGGtccagaagttgttgtCTGACTTCTTCGACGGTaagcaattggaaaagtctATTAACCCAGATGAAGCTGTTGCCTACGGTGCTGCTGTCCAGGGTGCTATCTTGACTGGTCAATCCACTTCTGAAGACACCAAggacttgttgttgttggatgtTATCCCATTGTCTTTGGGTGTCGCCATGCAAGGTAACGTTTTTGCCCCAGTCGTCCCAAGAAACACCACTGTCCCAACCATTAAGAGAAGAACTTTCACCACCGTTGCTGACCACCAGACCACTGTGCAATTCCCAGTGTACCAGGGTGAACGTGTCAACTGTTCCGAAAACACCTTGTTGGGTGAGTtcgacttgaagaacatcCCACCAATGCAAGCTGGTGAACCAGTCTTGGAAGCCATCTTCGAAGTTGATGCCAACGGTATCTTGAAGGTCACTGCTGTCGAAAAATCCACTGGTAGATCTGCTAACATCACCATCTCCAACTCCATCGGTAGATtgtcttctgaagaaatcgaaaagaTGATCTCTGACGCcgaaaagttcaagtcttctGACGATGCCTTTGCCAAGAGACACGAACAAAAGCAAAAGTTGGAAGCCTACGTTGCTTCTGTCGAATCCACCGTCACTGACCCAGTCTTGTCTGctaagttgaagaagtctgcTAAGGACAGAATCGAAACTGCCTTGTCTGACGCTTTACAAACCttagaaattgaagactcTTCTGCTGATGACTACAGAAAGGCCGAATTGGCCTTGAAGCGTGCCGTCACCAAGGGTATGTCCACCCGTTAA